The following coding sequences lie in one Arachis stenosperma cultivar V10309 chromosome 5, arast.V10309.gnm1.PFL2, whole genome shotgun sequence genomic window:
- the LOC130982333 gene encoding uncharacterized protein LOC130982333, protein MDFFLNGMNGIGDESECPFDAMDMQRCPFLRNINKPTNFSFSSAYMPVPVHGRKGPIFEDGPSFDMAFKLFHGKDGVVPLFERSDFNNGCREADSMPVFNPLAGRAATISLSAFGPGGLFNFGNLSDKWKKQKSESSKKKEHSSLEGDASKHEALGNEWLANGNCPIAKSYRAVSNVLPLVATAFRPPPGIKIRCPPAVVAARAALARTAFVKNLRPQPLPAKMLCIAAMGMALNVPLGMWKEHTKKFSLSWFAAVHAAVPFIAMLRKSVVMPKSAMALTIAASILGQVIGSRAERIRLKAAAVAETGKVAAETASSVANYNPMQIGDIRVGCCGPEGMVLKTLPGKDTGSTSTANVCY, encoded by the exons ATGGACTTTTTTCTAAACGGAATGAATGGGATTGGTGATGAATCTGAGTGCCCCTTTGATGCAATGGACATGCAAAGGTGCCCATTCTTGAGGAACATCAACAAACCTACAAACTTCTCCTTCTCTTCAGCTTATATGCCTGTTCCT GTCCATGGAAGAAAAGGTCCTATATTTGAAGATGGTCCTAGTTTTGACATGGCATTTAAGCTCTTCCATGGGAAAGATGGAGTTGTTCCCCTCTTTGAGAGATCTGACTTTAACAATGGCTGTAGGGAAGCCGATTCCATGCCAGTTTTTAACCCGTTAGCAGGAAGAGCTGCTACCATAAGTCTGTCAGCATTTGGACCTGGTGGCCTATTTAATTTTGGGAATCTTTCTGATAAATGGAAGAAGCAGAAGTCGGAATCATCAAAGAAAAAGGAACACTCGTCGCTG GAAGGAGATGCATCAAAGCATGAAGCACTTGGAAATGAATGGCTAGCAAATGGAAATTGCCCTATAGCCAAGTCTTATAGAGCTGTAAGCAATGTTCTCCCACTTGTTGCTACGGCTTTTCGGCCACCACCTGGAATAAAGATTAGATGCCCACCTGCTGTTGTTGCTGCAAGAGCTGCTCTTGCTCGTACAGCATTTGTGAAAAACCTGCGCCCGCAGCCCCTTCCTGCGAAAATGCTTTGTATTGCAGCAATGGGCATGGCACTTAATGTGCCCCTGGGCATGTGGAAGGAACACACCAAGAAATTCTCGCTGTCTTGGTTTGCAGCCGTGCATGCTGCTGTTCCCTTTATAGCCATGCTTCGGAAGTCGGTAGTGATGCCTAAATCAGCAATGGCATTGACCATTGCAGCTTCTATCCTCGGCCAGGTCATTGGCTCAAGAGCTGAGCGTATCCGGCTGAAAGCAGCAGCAGTAGCTGAGACCGGAAAAGTGGCAGCAGAGACGGCAAGCAGCGTGGCCAACTATAATCCCATGCAGATTGGTGATATTAGGGTTGGTTGCTGTGGTCCGGAGGGGATGGTCCTGAAGACACTTCCCGGTAAGGACACTGGTTCAACTTCAACTGCCAATGTGTGTTAttaa